The Cyanobacteria bacterium GSL.Bin1 DNA segment CAATAAAACTTTTCAGTGATAAATAAAGTATAACACAAATAGATCAGGCTTCGTTCTAAGTTCGCTCTCATCCCCCATCTACTTCGTTAAGATGGGGGAATTCTCGCTCACGTCGTTAAAAAGCTGAAAAATTCACAGTCCTAAATCGACTCCAACGCGATGAGCACAAGCAAACCCAGAAAAAGCCACAGCATTTAATCCTTGTCCCGGAAAGGTGCTATCACCCACGCAATATAAGCCTGGAATTGCCGTTTGATTAAAGGGCATTCCCAATAATCCCAATAATTTTTTCTGGGGAATCGGACCATAAGTGCCATCGTCTCGTCCTAGAAAACGGCGATGAGTGCGAGGGGTTCCCACTTCTTGATAATCGAGTGCTGTTTCTAAACCCGGGAATATTTTTTCTAAGCGTTTAATAATTTTGGCTGCAGTTTCTTCTTTTTTGCGCTCATAGTCTTGTGGCGATAAGCCTTGCCAATCTTCGATCCAACTTGGGGTAAAGGTATGGAAAATGTGACAACCCGGTGGGGCGAGACTGGGGTCTAATAAAGTGGGAATTGAAAGGAAAATTGTTCCTTCTGCTTCTTCCATTTTGTCCCAATTTTCTAATAAGATATGATGACAATCGCTACCTTCGGGAACGACGCCAGCTTTAACACCTAAATGTAAACTTAAAAAGCTTGGAGATTTTTGATAGCGTTGTTGCCATTTTTGTTCTTTTTTTGGCAAGGGGTTAGTGGGTAATAATTTTTCAAAGGTATCCCAACGTGTGGCATTAGAAATAATTCGTTTTCCTCGGTATTCTTTACCATCAGCTAAACGAACACCGACTGCTTGATTGTTTTCTAAAATAATTTCTTTAACCCGAGCTTTGTATTGAATTTGTCCCCCCTTTTTTTCTAACCCTTCCACTAATTTTTGAGCGATTTGTCCGACGCCGCCTTTGGGATAATTAATGCCCCCATAATGCCGATCTGAAAAAACCATTCCGGCATTAATCATGGGTGTCTTTTCGGCAGGAACCACGGACCAGCAATAACATTCAATATCAATAAAACTTAGCAACGTGGGATCGCTAATATAGCGTCTTGCAATATCGCCAACATTTTGGGGGAGATATTTGACTAATCCTAAACAAGCGAAGGGATGCTGGAAAAAGACTCTCGTTAAATACCGGGGTTCTTCGAGAGAGAGTAATTCCATGGCATTGAGACAGTTGAAAACCTGCCAACATTCATCATAAAATTTACGAATCCCTTCGGCTTCATGGGGAAATTGGGTGATGAGTTCTTGCAGAAAGTGTTCGTAGTCGCGATGAACACGAATTTCTAAGTGATTGGGAAGATGGTAATCAATTTGAACGGGATCAGGAATGGTTTCAATTGATGTGTCTACCGCCGCTAAAGCCCGAGTTAAAAGATTAGTTGTTCCTTGAGAACCAAATCCAAAAATCATGGAAGCCCCGACATCAAATCGATATCCTTGACGTTCAAAGTAACCCGCACTTCCTCCGGGAATAATATATCGTTCTAAAACCAGGACATTCGCTCCTTTGGCGGCTAGTTGGGTGGCGGTTACTAAGCCGCCAATTCCAGAACCAATAATGATCGCGTCGTATTGTTGATTCTCAGAAGCAGCGTGCGACGGGTTATGAGAAACAGTAGTCATCACCTAATCTTTTGTTCTCTTGCGTTCAATGTCTTTTCTAGTTTAATCCTTGATTCGTGATTTTTTGAAAGAAAAGAGATGGGGCTGAACCAACCCCACCTAAGCTTCTTAACGAGAGGAGAACACTGGTGATAACTATAGCTTTATTGAAATAAACTGTCAATACTATTCAGAATTATTTGCAATTAAATTTGCGATTTTTCTGAAATGCTGCTTGAGATCAGATGGGGAAAAATCATTTTCAAAGTCTGCGCGATCGCTGTATGATCAGTTGAGATTAGAATAGAAGCCGATTTAAGATGAGCTTTCAACTGCGCGTTTACGTTCCCGATCACCCTCTAATTAAACACTGGTTAGCGGTAGCGCGAGATCAAAATACCCCCAACGCTCTCTTCAAAAGTGCGATGACAGAATTGGGACGTTGGCTGACTTATGAAGCCTGTCGTCACTGGTTAGTGACAGCAGAGACTCAGGTGGAAACGCCATTAGCCCCTTGTCCAGGAACGATGATTAACCCGCAAGTTCCCATTGCTGTTGTGCCCATTTTACGAGCGGGGCTGGCCTTACTCGATGGCGCGCAAACTTTACTGCCGCTATCTTCGGTGTATCACTTAGGGCTTGTGCGTAATGAGGAAACCCTAGAAGCCAGTTGTTATTTAAATAAGTTACCGGAGAAAATGGATGCAGAAACCCGTGTCTTAATCTTAGAACCCATGTTAGCCACAGGGGGATCGATTATGTTGGCTTTAGATGAGCTAACACAGCGCGGTGTGAATCCAGAACTGTTACGCATTGTTTCTGTGGTGGGCGCACCGCCAGCTTTGAAGCAAATTGGTGAAAAATATCCGCAATTAAGAATTTATACCGCTTGTGTTGATGAAGACTTAAATGATCGCGGTTACATTGTCCCTGGTTTAGGGGATGCCGGCGATCGCGCATTTGGAACCCAGTAAGGAAGGAGAGGATTATGAGTGAACGAGACGGATTTGGTAGTGGATTTTTAATTGGAACCTTAGTGGGAGGCGTTGTCGGGGGTGTCATCGGCGCAATCGCTGCTTCCCGCCAAAAAGAGTCGGAACAGGGTTTAACAACCGAGCGTACTTCTCAAGTAGAAGGGGATGAAAGTATGGAATCAGCCCGTCGCAGTTTAGAGGACAAAATTAGTCAGTTAAATCTCGCCATTGACGATGTGCGAGAACAATTAGGGGGAGTCAACTCGAAGCAAAAGGAAGAATAAATAATGCTTCTTTCTTTAGGTAGATTCTGATCAGATGGCTTACTCAATCAAAATCTTGGTGCTATAATTTGTAACAGCGATAACAAAACTAAACATAACCCTCGAGATTATTGATGTTATTGCGCTAATATAGTTTTCCTTGAATTGAAAAGAACTGAGCGCAAGATAGAAGATGATGCCTCTCATTTTTGCTCTAATTACTGGACTCGCTGCTGTCTACTTTTACTTCAACACAAAAGAAGAAATGTTGAAGATTGCAGCCGGTTTCGTAGCTGTTGCCTGTGTGTTATCCGGTTTATGGTTTGCTCCTTTACTAGTTAAAGTATTGGTTGTTGTCATCCCCTTTGTGGGAGAAAAGCTGCAGTAACAATACCTTACTTTTCCCGGTCAAGTTGGCATTCTAACCAATCGATTTCATTTTGAATCACAGCTAAATAACGATCACAAGCGACAGCCGCGTAATGATCATTCGGCTTCGGTTCGCACTGCTGCTCTTGTAAGCGGGTACGACAGATCATTAAACGTTGCTGCATCAGATTAACTCTCTGTTGCGAGTGCAGATGATTAAAAAAGACGAATTTAATCATAAAGCGCGATCGCGCATTGACCCAACTTTCTTGGGGCTGCTCTAGCATTTTTTCATGAAATCGCGCTCTCCCCTTATTGGTGATCGTGTAAATTTTCCGCTTTCCTCCTGCTTCCCCTTCGCTAATGGATAAAGTGAGGAAACCTTGCTGTTCTAAACGTTTGAGCAGGGGATAAATTGCGCCGTAATTCACACTAATACAACCACTAATGAATTGCTCTAATTGTTGTTTGAGTTTATAACCATGAAGTGGTTCTTTTTGGAGCAATCCTAGGGTCGCTAATTCCAACATTAATATATCAGTCTGTTATACTAAAAGGCAAAATTGATAATTTTATTTTTATTTAAGAATTGGAAAAAAACAGTGATTTTCCTCTCTCTTGGGAAAGAAGCCAAGACTTTCTTTCACCCTCTACATTAAATAAGTAAAAAGACTCTTTAACACATAGCACAGATTATGTCACAAGCGGCTGATTCAAATAATAATAGTGAATCAACTTCCTCGGAACAACCCACTTTGCCCCCCCGATCAGGCAAGCCCTGGCAGCGCGGTGCCATCGCCCTCGGTATGCTTGCCATCCTTGGCGGTGCGGTTTGGGGGGGGCGGCAGCTTTTAGTAAACGATTCACCATCCCCTGCTGCAGCACAACCCCAAGGTTCACAAGCGATGCCGGTAAAACTACAAAAACTAGAGACCAGGACGCTCATTGATAGTTCTCAATTTGTCGGCACTTTGGAAGCAAAAGAACGAGTCCTCCTACGTCCGGAAACAGCAGGACGAGTTAGCCGTATCTTAGTTGAATCTGGTGAGCGTGTTGAGGTGGGAACCCCGATTATTCAGTTAAGCCCCGAACGCACTGAAGCGGAAGTGAATCGCGCCCAAGCCGAGGTTGAATCAGTCCGGTCAGCGATTCGTACGGCGCAAGCGGAACTCGCCGCTGCCCAAGCCGACGTGAAAAGTGCGCAATCGGAAGTGAATCTGCAAAACGAGGAATATCAGCGGACTCAATTTTTGGTCTCAGAAGGGGCACAAGCGCAACAACAATTGGATCGAGTACAGCGCGACAGAGAATCTGCCCTCTCGCAATTAGAAGCCGCTCAAAAGCAAGTTAATGCCGCGCGATCGCGCCTGGAACAAGAACGCTCCGCGTTAAATCGTGCTCAAGCTGAATTGGAAGTGGTGCGAGAAGACCTGAAGGATAATCGTATTTTATCTCCGATTAATGGGACAATTGGTGATATCAATATTGAAATCGGCGAGTATGTTCAAGCAGGAGATAATCTGACTGTTATTAGTCAGAACGAAGTTTTAGAATTGAATCTGCGGATTCCGATCGAACAAGCGGGTCGGCTGCAAAAAGGACTAACCGTTGAACTGACTACTGCCAATAGTGAACAGCCCTTAGCAACGGGTCAGATTAGCTTTATTGCGCCACAAGTGGACATGGGAGCGCAAGCCGTTTTAGCAAAAGCTGTTTTCCCTAACCCCAACGGCAAACTCAAAGACGATCAATTCGGTCGGGCAAAAATTATCTGGGAGGAACAAACTGGTGTTTTAATTCCGACAACTGCCGTCTCTCGCTTGGGGGGGCAAACCTTTGCCTTTGTTGCTCAGCAATCTGAAACAGGCGATCAACTCATCGCTAGACAAAAAGCCGTGGAATTGGGATCGATTCAAGGCAATAGCTATCAAGTGAGATCTGGTTTAAAACCAGGAGATACATTAGTGACCTCCGGTATTCTTAATCTTTCCGATGGGGCAGCGATTATGCCTCAATCTGAAAGTCAGCAATAAAGCACTGGTATTGAAACTGATGCTTTGTCTCTTTAGCGGTTGTTCTTTCTACTGGAGAAAAAATCAAGAAGAACTTGAAATTAGGGACAAAACATAAATAACAAATTATCCGTAATGAATCACCCAACCCATGTTTGTTAACTACTTTATTAAACGTCCCGTCTTCGCTACTGTTTGCTCCCTGATTGTTTTAATTGTGGGAGCAATTTGTATTCCTATCTTACCGGTGGCGCAATATCCAGATATCAGTCCGAAACAGGTGACCGTGCGCGCTAACTATACTGGCGCTGATGCCAAAACGGTGGAAGAAACCGTTACGACCGTTTTAGAACGGGAAATTAACGGGATTGACGGGATGCGCTACATGAGTTCTAGTAGCACCAATAGTGGGATTAGTTCCATTACCGTTACCTTTGAAGCCAGTCGTAACCAAGACATTGCTGCGGTCGATGTGCAAAACCGCGTCTCCCAGGCTGAGCCGTCGCTACCTCAACCTGTGATTCAGAATGGTGTTGAAGTGAGTAAAGAATCGAACACCATTTTGATGGGGTTTGGACTCTTTAGCGAAAATGGGGAATATGACAATATCTTTTTAAGTAATTATGCTGATTTATATCTCGTCGATGCCTTAGAACGGGTGGAAGGGGTTGGTAATGTGCAAATTTTCGGGGAACGGAGATATGCAATGCGGATCTGGCTGAACCCTGATCGTTTAGCCGGGCGTAATTTGGTAGCGCAAGATGTGATCGATGCCCTAGAAGAACAAAATATTCAAGTGGGAGCCGGACAAGTGGGACAACCCCCGGTTCCGGGCGATCAACGCTTTCAAATTAGCTTACGAGCCGATACCCGTTTAGAAACTGTTGCCGAATTTGAAGATTTAATTGTTAGTACCCAAGACGATGGCACCTTGACTAAACTCAAGGATGTGGGACGAGCGGAGTTAGGGGCACAAGACTATAGTTCCTTCTTACGGTTTCGAGGCAATGAAGCCGTTGGCTTAGGCATCTATCAACAACCGGGGAGTAATGCTCTGGATGTAGCAGCAGGGGTCAAAGCCAAAATGAAAGAACTGGCTCAGGAGTTTCCCTCCGGAATGACCTACGATATTGGGTTTGATACCACCGACTTTGTGAAGCAATCCCTGATTAGTGTAGTGCAAACCCTCTTACAAGCGGTGGTTTTGGTGGTCTTGGTGATCTTTGTTTTTTTACAAGATTGGCGGACTACTGTTATTCCAGCAATTACGATTCCTATTTCGTTAGTTGGGACGTTTGCTTTTGTTAAGCTGTTCAATTTCTCGATCAACAGCTTAACTTTATTTGGGATTACCCTTGCCACAGGGATGGTGGTCGATGATGCCATTATTGTGGTGGAAAATATTAGTCGGAAAATTCAAGATGATGGCTATCCGCCGCGACAAGCAGCAATGGTGGCGATGCGGGAGTTGACGGGGGCAGTAATTGCTACATCACTGGTCTTGATGGCAGTGTTTATTCCCGTTGCTTTCTTTCCAGGAACCACAGGTGCTCTCTACCGACAGTTTGCTTTAACCATCGCTTTCGCGATCGCGGTTTCTACGTTCAATGCCCTGACCTTAACCCCAACCCTGTCTGGCTTATTATTGCGACAAAAAATGCCCAGTCGCGGGATTTTTGCCGTTATTTTTGGTTGGTTTAACAATTTTCTCTCCGGCGTCGAACGAGGCTATCGCGGACTGATTAATTTCTTTGCCCGTATTAAATTTATTATTTTAGCGGGATTTGTTGCCTTATTAGTGTTAACGGGATGGGTTTACCAACAAGTACCGCAAGCCTTCCTCCCGCAAGAAGACCAAGGGTATTTTATTACCATTGTTCAGGGACCAGAAGGGGCATCGTTGGAATATACCAGCGATGTGATGGCAGAAATTGAGCAGTATTATCTCGATATTCCGGAAGTCCGAGCAACGTTTGCGGTGGGGGGCTTTGCTTTTGGGGGCAATACACCGAACCAAGGGGTAATTTTTACGCCGTTGATTCCCTGGTCGGAACGAACTCAGCCCTCGCAATCGGCAGAAGCGATTATTAATCAGGTGCGGGGTAAGTTAATGAGTCTGCCAGAAGCAAATGTCTTTCCGGTGAACCCACCAGCCATTCGAGGATTAGGAACCTTTGGCGGGTTCCAATTTCAGTTACAAGACCGTCGCGGCAATCTGGACATTAATGAATTTGTGCAGAGTCTGGGTCCCTTATTGGGAGCAGCCAACCAACACCCAGATATTGCCGGTGCCTTTAGCCGTTTTGCTGCCAACACCCCTATTTTAGAGTTAGATGTCAATCGCGATCGCGCAAAAGCCCTGCAAGTAGATATTAATGACATCTTCAGCACCCTCCAAACCTATTTTGGTTCCCGTTATGTCAATGATTTCACTATGAGTCGCCGGAACTATCGCGTTTATGTGCAAGCAGATGGCGAATTTCGCGATAATCCCGAGGAAATTAATCAACTCTACGTTAAATCGAATAATGATCAGATGATTCCCTTGGGCAACTTAGTGACGATGAGAGAAACTGTCGGGGCGCAAAGCATTAACCACTACAACACCTTCCGTTCCATTGAAGTTAACGGTGAACCGGCACCGGGTTCCAGTTCTGGGGAAGCCCTCGCCGCAATGGAACAAGTAGCTGAACAAACCCTAGCCCCTGGATTGGGCTATGAATGGTCAGGAACCTCGCTAGAGCAAATTCAATCTGCGGGACAAGCCCCGATTATTTTTGCTTTAGGTCTAATTTTCGTGTTTCTCGTTTTAGCCGCCCAATACGAAAGCTATATTGACCCGATGATCATTATGATGTCGGTGCCATTAGCCGTGCTTGGTGCTTTAACCGCACAGTCATTACGAGGATTATCCAATGATGTTTACACCCAAATTGGACTCGTCATGCTCATTGGCTTAGCCAGTAAAAACTCGATTCTAATTGTAGAATTTGCCAACCAGCTGCGCGAGGGGGGCTTAACTATTTACCAAAGTGCAGTCGTTGCCGCTCAAAAACGGATGCGTCCCATTATTATGACGGCAATTTCGACATTGAGTAGTATTTTTCCTTTGGTCATTGCCAGCGGCGCCGGTTCGGCAAGTCGTCAGTCTTTGGGAACGGCTGTTTTTGGGGGAATGTTTGTTGCTACCTTCCTCAGTCTATTTGTTGTTCCTGTTTTATATATCGTGATCAAAGCGCTCGGTGAACGTCTTTCTGGACAGAGTCATTCACAGCAAGGGCAAATGGCAACATCAACAGTCAATTCAGAACAAAGCTCAGATTCGACAACCAATTCGGTATCTAGAAGAATTTTGTCTCGCTTAGCGATTAATTCGCCACAGTTAACAATCAAGCAAGAAGTGGATACGGAATTATTAGAAACAATGCCTCTAGCACAGCTTGAAGAGGAGCTTAATGTTATGCAAAAATCCTTTGATCAAGCTGTTTCTTTTGTTAAAGATCAAGAACAAGAATTAGAATCTAAATTACAAAAACTTCGTGAACTTGAAACCAAATTACATGATGCTCCAGTTACTAAAAAAGAAAAAATTAAAAATGAATTAGAAGAAGAAAAAGAACGGTATCAACTCCTAGAAAAAGCTTTAGTGGGTCAATGTCGAAATTTGATTGCCCGAGAAAATATCATAGAGCAATACAAAACTATTATTAAGCGTCGTAAAGCTAACAGTTATCAAGCAACCAATTGACTTGACTTGCCTTGGGAAGACGCGATCGCGACGACAACTCCTTCTGAAATAAATCGTAAGTAAATCGCTGAAGTATCAATGACCACTAGCTCGGCAACCCCACTTCATCATAACCAAGAATTTCCTCTGCACTGCGCTGATCTTGGTCGGGTAATTGAGAACAATTTAAGGCAATTTCTGTCAACCGTTGTTCAAGTTGGTCAGCGTTGAGGTGAGCATTTTGATTTGTGGCTTCTATGACCGCTTCTGTGAGGCTACACCCTCTTAACTCGGCGAGTTCACGCGCCATCCTATGCACTTGAGGGTTTTTGATATTCATTGACATCATAGAAGAACGGTAGATTTTTTCTCTATTCTACCGCTTAGATATAAACGATAATAACTGAACGACTGTTCAACTGTTATAAAATTTTCCTTAAGCAATCTTCCAAAACGAACTCTTGAAATTTATGAATGCTCAAGCTCAATCATCCGCAACGCCTTCGTGTGAAATTACTCATGCTATACAAACTGAGCAACTCAGTGCCTATATCGAGGAAGTTCTCCCCGTGGAAAAATCACAACGGATGGCAGAGTTTTTTAGTTTTTTAGGTGATCCCAATCGCCTACGGATTTTGTCTCTACTGGCGAAACAGGAACTGTGTGTCTGTTAGCGGATCACCACATTCTAGAGTTATATCAAGCGGTGGCTGAGCATCTGGATGAAAAATAATAACGCTGGCTCAGTTTTCTCGGAAAAAGGATTTGGCGATTTTTGCCACAGGAGACGCATATTCTTCGTGCATTCCCAGTGAACCTGGGAGATGAGCGCTTTCAATATTGGAGAGTGCTGCGAGGGCTTCCATTTCGGCTTTTGATTGCGGGGGAGATTGTTCTCCAATAATGATCTTGGTGGGAAGGGTTAAAGATTGTGCAACCTGCAGGAATTCTTCATGACTGGTCATCGGATCTAAGCCAGCGGTGACAAATGTTGCTGGTGCAAACCGTCCTCCCGGCTGTTGGGTTAATTGATGCTTCTCCGCAATAAACTCTGGGGTGAGATGATTGATATCGGTGTAAACATGACGTTTGTACATGAATTTCAAAAAAGCTGGGGTTGTATTTAATCCATAAAGGGCTTGACCAATAAATGGCAATTTGACTAGATTTCTTACCCCTTGCGCCACAACAGTGGGTGCGCCCATCACTCGCAACGGTCCTTTCCAAGTGGGAGCAATGAGAAGCATTTTGGAAAATAGAGCCGGATGGGAATAAGCCACTTGCATGGCATAGCCAGCACCATGACCGGCTGCAACAATTGCAACTGGTTCTGAAAAGGTAGCTTGGATAAAATCTTTGAGGAGTTGTTCGTATAATAATCGCCCATAATTGAGATTCGGACGATCTGAGTCCCCAAAGCCCAGCCAATCGAGAGTGACAGCTTGAAAGTCAGAAGCTAGACTCTCAGCTAAGCCGAGCATTTCTTTGCGAGTGGAAACGGTGCTAAATGCTGGCAGGAGCAACACCGGCGAACCGTCTCCCCGAGTTTCATAGGCGATTTGAAAGTCACGACCTTGATGGTGCCACTGATAATATTGTGTTGTTTTAAGAGTAGTGGGAGTCATAGTAAACGGTTTGAAAGGTTACTTGTTTGGTCAGGGGCTGATATAAAGTATAGGTTGCTTGTTGTGGTGTTTGTCCTACATTACCCACACCAATCACTCGACAAGATGCCAGGGTTTCTTGTGACGTTTGTTGTGTTTTTTCTAAGGTTCGGGTGCTGGAATCAAGATTTGCCCTTTCCACACAGTATTCAAATGTTAACCCTGAACGCCCACATAATAAGGTCTCTGCTTCTGCTCTGAGAACGCGATCGCAAATTTGAATCGCTGGTGTTTCGGGAGTCAATTCGTCATCGTAACTTACGGTACTGCCATGAATGAGTAAGCAGTCTTCTTCATGAAAGCCAAAGTCCAGATTGCGTAACCATTGTACGGTTTCTCTGGAAACAGATTCCCATAACTTCAGAATCGCATCAGCGCCATAACGTTCTCGTAAGGGGACGGCTTCTCCAACACCACTGAAAGCATACAAATCAAAACATTGTTCTTCCCACCACCCCGTACACACTTGCGGTTTCACTTCATCGGCGTGAGGAAACTGAATTCGTTGCACCACTGCTTCATTATCACCCTGTAACCCAATGATATCTCCTAGAATGTAGATCGCTGTAACTGGAATCTCTTGACCCTTAATATCAGCGAGAACCGCCTCATAAGCCTGTAAATTCCCTTCAATCCCGCTTAAAATCGCCCACTGTGTCATGATTGTTCCTGCTTCCTCACTTCTGACAAACATGAGTTGGATCATCTGCCTTTTCCGCAAACTCCAGACCTCGCGCTAACCGCCAAGCAAAAATTGGGGGCAGTCCTTGTTCTAAAATGGCTAAACAGGTTTTAGTGTAGTTATAAGGCACTTCCCTTAATGTCACTTCCTCCGTTTCAGTATCATAGAGGACATACGTCGCATCAGGTTTTCCATGACGGGGTTCTCCCACTGACCCAGCATTGATGATTCGTTTCAGCGGCGTGGTGAGTGTATTGTTGCTTATTTTTTCGGGTTCTTGCACTCGCACCGATAACTTCATGTTGCCTAACTCGCGAACATAAGGAATATGGGTATGTCCACAAAACAAGGTATCCGCCCCTGTGGATAAAACTCGTTCGAGGGCAATCAATGCTGCTGTATCGGGTAAGAGATACTCATGTTGGCTGTTGGGGCTACCGTGAACAAAACAGAGATTGCCTTCTCTGAGAATCATCGGTAAATTGGCTAAATAGTCCCGCACCTCTGACTTAATTACCCGATTCGTCCATTCATGGGCAACTTTTCCTCGTTTTTCTGCAATTTGCGAAGGATAACTACATTCACAAGCATCTAACCCTTCCACCACATCTTCATCCCAACAGCCTTGACAGGTGGGAATCTCTAAATCGCGAATTAACTCAACCACTTCGTTAGGATAGGGACCATAACCGACTAGATCTCCTAAACAGTAAACGCGATCGGCTTTTTGCGCTTCAATGTCGGATAAAACCGCAGTTAAGGCTTCATAATTACCGTGAATGCAGGAAATAACAGCTAATTTCATGAGGCGACTGTCTCCTGATAATAACTCTGATATTGACTCAGGGCATGATCTGATAAGCAACTTTCTAGTAAAATCTGTTTAATGGTGCTCTCTTCCAAATTCCAGCCCACCACTTCCATTCCGCTAAAACGATTCGGTCGCCCTTCCAACCACCGAGGAACATTTAATTCTCGATACTCACTACCAGGAAGCGCATCGACAAAATCCATCTGGATCAGGGTTCCATCAGGAAGTTCAAAAAGACCTTTCGCCCGTTGCACTTGACCATAAGCGCCACCGACGATTTCCATCCAAATCGTTTCTAAGCTGGGCGGATCAAACACTTGTCCCGTTAAGGGGCGACACCAAATTTGAGGCGAGTCGCCGTATCGTGAGGATTGAACGGAATTGCCAGTAACCATTTCATCTGCCCAGTTTTGCCATTGTGATGATTCCGTTTCTGGAGGAACAACCGCTACGCGATGACAAGGAAAGGAATTGAGAAAAGGGGAGGCTAAATCCAAATAAAACCCTAATTCCACATAAACCACTGCTTCTTCCGAGAGTCTGCTGAGAAAGGTTTGCACTTCTGTGTCAGGAATCGTTTGTACCCACCGAAAGCGATAATCGATACCAGCAAGATCAACCGAAGCATTCCCTAACCCTGGACAAAGGTAATAGGTGGGAGTAGCGGGTTGTCGCAAGAACTGGCTAATCCAAGTGGTTTTCCCACTGCCAGAGGGTCCTGCTACTGCAATCAGAGAAGGAGAACTCATAAGTTATAAAATGATAATGATTATCAGTTTAATTTTAACAGAGTCCCAAGCGCTACCAGTTGGCAAGTCAATAAGACATTCTACAATTTCAACGTGGTCATTGATACCTGATTCTTCAGCAAGTAATCGTTCCAGCAAACTGGGTGCAACCCAGAATCCAGAGGTGGTTTCTAAATCTAGCAATCCTGCTCTAGCAGCATCTTTGAGAATGCCGAGAAGACCAATAATTTTTAATGGATAATGATTACTTGACTCAAGTTTTAGTCGCTTCCGCTAGTTAACGATTGAGCAATTGTCAATATTCCTCCAAATTGCCCGAAAACTCAATTAGAATCACACCTAGAAACTCTGCTTCAATTAAAGTAGCTAGAGAAGAGTGTGCGAAAATTTAGATAAGCAAGTGCGTCTTTTTTTTATTTTTGATCCACAGATTCAATCATGTGTCAAGTTTGCTAAGATGCGTTTACCCTGCTTTTTCGATGCAGTTTAAAATTCAATGCCAGGTTGGGCTTTTACCCCTTGTTCTCGAAAGGGATGCTTAATCAGTTTCATTTCTGTGACTAAGTCGGCGGCTTCAATTAATTCTGTGG contains these protein-coding regions:
- the crtH gene encoding carotene isomerase codes for the protein MTTVSHNPSHAASENQQYDAIIIGSGIGGLVTATQLAAKGANVLVLERYIIPGGSAGYFERQGYRFDVGASMIFGFGSQGTTNLLTRALAAVDTSIETIPDPVQIDYHLPNHLEIRVHRDYEHFLQELITQFPHEAEGIRKFYDECWQVFNCLNAMELLSLEEPRYLTRVFFQHPFACLGLVKYLPQNVGDIARRYISDPTLLSFIDIECYCWSVVPAEKTPMINAGMVFSDRHYGGINYPKGGVGQIAQKLVEGLEKKGGQIQYKARVKEIILENNQAVGVRLADGKEYRGKRIISNATRWDTFEKLLPTNPLPKKEQKWQQRYQKSPSFLSLHLGVKAGVVPEGSDCHHILLENWDKMEEAEGTIFLSIPTLLDPSLAPPGCHIFHTFTPSWIEDWQGLSPQDYERKKEETAAKIIKRLEKIFPGLETALDYQEVGTPRTHRRFLGRDDGTYGPIPQKKLLGLLGMPFNQTAIPGLYCVGDSTFPGQGLNAVAFSGFACAHRVGVDLGL
- a CDS encoding uracil phosphoribosyltransferase, encoding MSFQLRVYVPDHPLIKHWLAVARDQNTPNALFKSAMTELGRWLTYEACRHWLVTAETQVETPLAPCPGTMINPQVPIAVVPILRAGLALLDGAQTLLPLSSVYHLGLVRNEETLEASCYLNKLPEKMDAETRVLILEPMLATGGSIMLALDELTQRGVNPELLRIVSVVGAPPALKQIGEKYPQLRIYTACVDEDLNDRGYIVPGLGDAGDRAFGTQ
- a CDS encoding PadR family transcriptional regulator, giving the protein MLELATLGLLQKEPLHGYKLKQQLEQFISGCISVNYGAIYPLLKRLEQQGFLTLSISEGEAGGKRKIYTITNKGRARFHEKMLEQPQESWVNARSRFMIKFVFFNHLHSQQRVNLMQQRLMICRTRLQEQQCEPKPNDHYAAVACDRYLAVIQNEIDWLECQLDREK
- a CDS encoding efflux RND transporter periplasmic adaptor subunit → MSQAADSNNNSESTSSEQPTLPPRSGKPWQRGAIALGMLAILGGAVWGGRQLLVNDSPSPAAAQPQGSQAMPVKLQKLETRTLIDSSQFVGTLEAKERVLLRPETAGRVSRILVESGERVEVGTPIIQLSPERTEAEVNRAQAEVESVRSAIRTAQAELAAAQADVKSAQSEVNLQNEEYQRTQFLVSEGAQAQQQLDRVQRDRESALSQLEAAQKQVNAARSRLEQERSALNRAQAELEVVREDLKDNRILSPINGTIGDINIEIGEYVQAGDNLTVISQNEVLELNLRIPIEQAGRLQKGLTVELTTANSEQPLATGQISFIAPQVDMGAQAVLAKAVFPNPNGKLKDDQFGRAKIIWEEQTGVLIPTTAVSRLGGQTFAFVAQQSETGDQLIARQKAVELGSIQGNSYQVRSGLKPGDTLVTSGILNLSDGAAIMPQSESQQ
- a CDS encoding PSK operon transcription factor codes for the protein MSMNIKNPQVHRMARELAELRGCSLTEAVIEATNQNAHLNADQLEQRLTEIALNCSQLPDQDQRSAEEILGYDEVGLPS
- a CDS encoding alpha/beta fold hydrolase, giving the protein MTPTTLKTTQYYQWHHQGRDFQIAYETRGDGSPVLLLPAFSTVSTRKEMLGLAESLASDFQAVTLDWLGFGDSDRPNLNYGRLLYEQLLKDFIQATFSEPVAIVAAGHGAGYAMQVAYSHPALFSKMLLIAPTWKGPLRVMGAPTVVAQGVRNLVKLPFIGQALYGLNTTPAFLKFMYKRHVYTDINHLTPEFIAEKHQLTQQPGGRFAPATFVTAGLDPMTSHEEFLQVAQSLTLPTKIIIGEQSPPQSKAEMEALAALSNIESAHLPGSLGMHEEYASPVAKIAKSFFREN
- a CDS encoding metallophosphatase, which translates into the protein MFVRSEEAGTIMTQWAILSGIEGNLQAYEAVLADIKGQEIPVTAIYILGDIIGLQGDNEAVVQRIQFPHADEVKPQVCTGWWEEQCFDLYAFSGVGEAVPLRERYGADAILKLWESVSRETVQWLRNLDFGFHEEDCLLIHGSTVSYDDELTPETPAIQICDRVLRAEAETLLCGRSGLTFEYCVERANLDSSTRTLEKTQQTSQETLASCRVIGVGNVGQTPQQATYTLYQPLTKQVTFQTVYYDSHYS